A genomic segment from Yimella sp. cx-51 encodes:
- the trmB gene encoding tRNA (guanosine(46)-N7)-methyltransferase TrmB → MPDRHERAMDQHGQTYVLDLPLNGTDTTLDSGYRFDAASTFGRTAPLVVEIGSGAGDCVVHAAAERPDLDFLAFEVWLPGVAHTVTKAVAAGVTNLRIAVADAAWSLPVMCAPGSLREVWTFFPDPWPKTKHHKRRMVQQKFALDIAELLEPGGSWRLATDWADYAWQMRDVVEDCPALLNPHAGRLADPGDPQVDPEGERGGFAPRFELRPITRFERKGLKVDRVVRDLHVVRTR, encoded by the coding sequence ATGCCTGACCGGCATGAACGTGCGATGGATCAGCACGGCCAGACCTATGTGCTCGATCTGCCGCTCAACGGCACCGACACCACGCTCGACAGCGGATACCGCTTCGATGCCGCATCGACCTTCGGGCGTACGGCCCCGCTCGTGGTCGAGATCGGTTCCGGCGCGGGTGACTGTGTGGTGCACGCGGCTGCCGAACGTCCCGATCTCGACTTCCTGGCCTTCGAGGTGTGGCTGCCCGGGGTTGCCCACACCGTCACCAAAGCCGTCGCCGCGGGCGTTACCAACCTGCGGATCGCTGTTGCCGATGCCGCGTGGTCGTTGCCGGTGATGTGCGCGCCGGGCTCCTTGCGCGAGGTCTGGACCTTCTTCCCAGACCCGTGGCCCAAAACCAAACACCACAAACGGCGCATGGTGCAGCAGAAGTTCGCGCTCGACATCGCCGAACTCCTCGAGCCCGGTGGCTCGTGGCGGCTGGCCACCGACTGGGCCGACTACGCCTGGCAGATGCGCGATGTCGTGGAGGACTGCCCGGCCTTGCTGAACCCGCATGCGGGTCGTCTCGCCGATCCCGGTGACCCGCAGGTCGATCCGGAGGGGGAGCGCGGCGGGTTCGCGCCACGGTTCGAGTTGCGTCCGATCACCCGCTTCGAACGCAAGGGCTTGAAGGTCGACCGGGTGGTGCGTGACCTGCACGTCGTCCGCACGCGCTGA
- a CDS encoding YeiH family protein — translation MSDSGQPVRASRRITPIGLAGLVITLSVAGVAMPLGSRLPLVGGPVFAVLIGCAIATLVPASRSGALTAGYTIAARTVLQASVVLLGTGLSLSAVVEVGVSSVPVMLGTLVVALLGARWIGRWLGVDPQVRTLIGVGTGICGASAIAAVASVCKPKNSDVAYALGTIFTFNVAAVLTFPMLGHVIGMSGESFGLWSGTAINDTSSVVAAAYSFGGGAGEHAIVVKLTRALMIIPVTVALAVLLARRGGSAGTALPWRRAVPGFLIGFLVAAALNTIGAVPSGWHGALSLLASFLICVAMGGIGLLIRPAELRATGHRPILLGGVLWVLVALSSLVFQAMTGTLR, via the coding sequence ATGAGTGACTCCGGGCAGCCTGTCCGCGCGTCGCGCCGCATCACACCGATCGGGCTGGCCGGGCTGGTAATAACCCTTTCGGTGGCCGGCGTTGCGATGCCGCTGGGAAGCCGACTACCGCTGGTCGGTGGCCCTGTCTTCGCGGTGCTCATCGGCTGCGCGATCGCAACGCTGGTCCCGGCATCCAGATCTGGCGCGCTCACCGCCGGCTATACAATCGCAGCCCGCACGGTGCTCCAAGCATCGGTCGTCCTACTGGGCACCGGACTATCCCTCAGTGCTGTCGTTGAGGTCGGCGTGTCATCTGTGCCAGTGATGCTGGGCACGCTTGTCGTCGCACTGCTGGGCGCGCGATGGATCGGTCGCTGGCTGGGCGTCGACCCGCAGGTGCGGACGCTGATCGGCGTCGGTACCGGGATCTGTGGCGCATCCGCAATCGCAGCAGTTGCCTCGGTGTGCAAACCGAAGAATTCCGACGTCGCCTACGCCCTCGGCACGATCTTCACCTTCAACGTTGCCGCGGTGCTCACCTTCCCCATGCTCGGTCATGTCATCGGGATGTCGGGGGAGTCCTTCGGCCTCTGGAGCGGTACTGCCATCAACGACACGTCCTCGGTCGTGGCTGCGGCCTACAGCTTCGGTGGCGGAGCGGGCGAGCACGCGATCGTGGTGAAGCTGACCAGAGCGCTGATGATCATTCCGGTCACGGTCGCGCTCGCGGTGCTCCTTGCACGGCGAGGCGGAAGCGCGGGCACGGCTCTGCCTTGGCGTCGAGCCGTTCCCGGGTTCCTCATCGGATTTCTGGTTGCCGCCGCTCTCAACACGATCGGGGCAGTTCCGTCCGGCTGGCATGGTGCGCTCTCGCTGCTGGCCAGTTTCCTGATCTGCGTCGCGATGGGCGGAATCGGGCTGCTCATCCGTCCGGCCGAGCTGCGCGCGACCGGCCACCGACCGATTCTGCTCGGAGGCGTCTTGTGGGTGCTCGTCGCGTTGAGCAGCCTCGTCTTCCAGGCGATGACCGGCACGTTGCGCTGA
- the lepA gene encoding translation elongation factor 4 — protein sequence MARTALQPAATPPSQIRNFCIIAHIDHGKSTLADRMLQITGVVDDRAMRAQYLDRMDIERERGITIKSQAVRMPWELDGETFCLNMIDTPGHVDFTYEVSRSLAACEGAVLLVDAAQGIEAQTLANLYLAMENDLTIIPVLNKIDLPAAQPEKYAEELAGLIGCEPEDCLKVSGKTGFGVEPLLDQIVQQFPAPVGDPDAPARAMIFDSVYDTYRGVVTYVRVVDGNLNPREKIQMMSTKATHELLEIGVISPEPVPSKGLGVGEVGYLITGVKDVRQSRVGDTITSARESATQALGGYRDPKPMVFSGLYPIDGSDYPVLRDALDKLKLNDAALVYEPETSAALGFGFRIGFLGMLHLEIVRERLEREFDLDLISTLPSVVYDVKLDDGRTVIVTNPSEFPEGKVDSITEPVVRATILAPAEFIGAIMELCQSRRGSLRGMDYLSEDRVEMRYTLPLAEIVFDFFDSLKSRTRGYASLDYEPDGEQQADLVKVDILLQGDKVDAFSTVVHREKAYAYGVMMAGKLKDLIPRQQFEVPIQAAIGARVIARENIRAIRKDVLAKCYGGDISRKRKLLEKQKEGKKRMKMVGSVEVPQEAFIAALSQDGSDAKAKK from the coding sequence ATGGCACGCACCGCGCTGCAACCAGCCGCGACGCCGCCTTCGCAGATCCGCAACTTCTGCATCATCGCGCACATCGACCACGGCAAGTCGACCCTTGCCGATCGCATGCTCCAGATCACCGGAGTGGTCGACGACCGCGCCATGCGGGCGCAGTACCTCGACCGCATGGACATCGAGCGCGAACGCGGCATCACCATCAAGAGCCAGGCCGTGCGCATGCCGTGGGAGCTCGACGGAGAAACCTTCTGCCTCAACATGATCGACACCCCTGGTCACGTCGACTTCACCTATGAGGTGTCGCGATCGCTGGCCGCATGTGAAGGCGCCGTGCTGCTGGTCGATGCCGCCCAGGGCATCGAGGCCCAGACCCTCGCCAATCTCTACCTGGCGATGGAGAACGACCTCACGATCATCCCCGTGCTCAACAAGATCGACCTGCCGGCGGCGCAACCGGAGAAGTACGCCGAGGAACTCGCCGGTCTCATCGGCTGTGAGCCAGAGGATTGCCTGAAGGTCTCGGGTAAGACCGGTTTCGGCGTCGAGCCGCTGCTCGACCAGATCGTGCAGCAATTCCCTGCGCCCGTCGGTGACCCTGACGCCCCCGCCCGCGCGATGATCTTCGACTCGGTCTACGACACCTACCGTGGCGTAGTCACGTACGTACGTGTGGTCGACGGCAATCTCAACCCGCGCGAGAAGATCCAGATGATGTCGACCAAGGCGACCCATGAGTTGCTCGAGATCGGTGTCATCTCACCGGAACCCGTGCCGTCCAAGGGGCTGGGCGTCGGCGAGGTCGGTTATCTCATCACCGGTGTGAAGGACGTCCGTCAGTCACGTGTCGGTGACACCATCACCTCCGCGCGCGAGAGTGCCACCCAGGCGCTGGGTGGATATCGCGATCCGAAGCCGATGGTCTTCTCCGGCCTCTACCCGATCGACGGTTCCGACTACCCGGTGCTGCGCGACGCGCTCGACAAGCTGAAGCTGAACGACGCGGCGTTGGTCTACGAGCCGGAGACCTCCGCGGCACTCGGCTTCGGCTTCCGCATCGGCTTCCTCGGAATGCTCCACCTGGAGATCGTGCGTGAACGCCTGGAGCGCGAGTTCGATCTCGACCTCATCTCCACGCTGCCGTCGGTGGTCTACGACGTGAAGTTGGACGACGGGCGCACCGTCATCGTCACCAACCCCTCGGAGTTCCCCGAGGGCAAGGTCGACTCGATCACCGAGCCGGTCGTGCGGGCCACGATCCTGGCGCCGGCAGAGTTCATCGGCGCGATCATGGAGCTGTGTCAGTCACGACGCGGCTCGCTGCGGGGTATGGACTACCTGTCCGAGGACCGCGTCGAAATGCGCTACACCCTGCCCCTGGCCGAGATCGTCTTCGACTTCTTCGACTCCCTCAAGTCACGCACCCGCGGCTACGCATCGCTGGATTACGAGCCCGACGGTGAGCAGCAGGCCGACCTGGTCAAGGTCGACATCCTGTTGCAGGGTGACAAGGTCGACGCCTTCAGCACGGTGGTGCACCGTGAAAAGGCCTACGCCTACGGGGTGATGATGGCCGGCAAGTTGAAAGACCTCATTCCCCGGCAGCAGTTCGAGGTGCCGATCCAGGCCGCGATCGGCGCTCGGGTCATCGCGCGCGAAAACATCCGCGCCATCCGTAAGGACGTGCTTGCCAAGTGCTACGGCGGTGACATCAGTCGTAAGCGCAAGCTGCTTGAGAAGCAGAAGGAGGGCAAGAAGCGCATGAAGATGGTCGGCTCCGTCGAAGTGCCGCAGGAAGCCTTCATCGCCGCACTCTCCCAGGACGGCTCCGACGCCAAGGCCAAGAAGTAA
- the nadC gene encoding carboxylating nicotinate-nucleotide diphosphorylase: MIDIEIDRIVRTALAEDLGLAGDLTTAVTIDPERAGTAHIVCREDGVLSGSAAASRAFAAVDPSLAVEWFHRDADRLRPGDRVATITGSAASILTAERTALNLLGHLSGIASRTASIVQLVEGTGAQIADTRKTTPGLRALEKRAVLDGGGVNHRFGLHDAILVKDNHIGLGGGLEVVLSRLAERSGHLVRVEIEVDTLDQLDTVLIFDRERIERGHSAVVHAVLLDNMRPEQIRNGAARIAKHPAPLVLEVSGGVTEASVRPLAEAGAQIISIGALTHSVTCLDFGLDL; the protein is encoded by the coding sequence ATGATCGACATCGAGATCGACCGCATCGTCCGGACCGCGCTGGCCGAAGACCTGGGTCTGGCCGGCGATCTGACCACGGCCGTCACGATCGACCCGGAACGAGCCGGGACTGCACACATCGTCTGCCGGGAGGACGGGGTGCTGTCAGGTAGCGCAGCCGCCTCGCGTGCCTTTGCCGCGGTCGATCCGTCACTCGCGGTCGAGTGGTTCCACCGGGACGCCGACCGCCTTCGCCCGGGCGATCGTGTCGCGACCATCACAGGATCGGCCGCATCGATCCTCACCGCCGAACGCACCGCGTTGAACCTGCTGGGCCACCTCAGCGGAATCGCGAGTCGCACCGCCTCCATCGTGCAGCTCGTCGAAGGCACGGGCGCACAGATCGCGGATACCCGCAAGACCACACCTGGTCTTCGAGCGCTGGAGAAGCGTGCCGTTCTCGACGGCGGCGGAGTCAATCACCGCTTCGGTCTGCATGACGCAATCCTGGTGAAGGACAACCACATCGGCCTAGGCGGTGGGCTCGAAGTCGTGCTGAGTCGACTCGCCGAGCGCAGCGGCCACCTGGTGCGCGTGGAGATCGAGGTCGACACGCTCGACCAGCTCGACACCGTGCTGATCTTCGATCGTGAGCGCATCGAGCGGGGTCACTCCGCCGTGGTGCATGCGGTCCTCCTGGACAACATGCGGCCAGAGCAGATCCGCAACGGTGCAGCGCGGATCGCAAAGCACCCGGCGCCACTGGTACTTGAGGTCTCCGGCGGCGTCACCGAGGCATCTGTGCGCCCACTCGCCGAGGCAGGTGCCCAGATCATCTCGATCGGTGCGCTGACCCACAGCGTGACCTGTCTCGACTTCGGACTGGATCTCTGA
- the nadA gene encoding quinolinate synthase NadA has product MSAATYDQVRHVIPEVEWALFEPEIEAIQRLKREQDAVILAHNYMTPEVFHGVADIVGDSLALAREAQHVEAGTIVLAGVHFMAETAKLLNPGKRVLLPDLRSGCSLAESITPDDIAALRRAHPGVPVVTYVNTSAAVKAASDICCTSGNAVEVIESLGTQKVIMIPDQYLARNIAARTGVEVITHPGACEVHERFSPKDIDDIRDGHPGVTVIAHPECPPEVVAVSDFAGSTAQMIDFVTERKPLKVALITECSMSDNVAADHPDVEFVRPCNLCPHMKRNTLTAIRRALETGRNEITVDPALEVPARRAIERMLAVKTRPEAKDHS; this is encoded by the coding sequence GTGAGTGCAGCGACGTACGACCAGGTCCGACACGTGATCCCCGAGGTCGAGTGGGCACTGTTCGAGCCGGAGATCGAAGCCATCCAGCGACTCAAGCGCGAGCAGGACGCCGTGATCCTCGCGCACAACTACATGACGCCTGAGGTCTTCCACGGCGTGGCCGACATCGTCGGCGACTCCCTGGCCCTGGCCCGTGAGGCGCAGCATGTCGAGGCCGGCACGATCGTGCTGGCCGGCGTGCACTTCATGGCGGAGACGGCCAAGCTGCTCAATCCCGGCAAACGAGTGCTGCTGCCCGACCTGCGCTCGGGTTGCTCTCTGGCCGAAAGCATTACGCCGGACGACATCGCCGCCCTTCGTCGGGCTCACCCAGGTGTGCCGGTCGTGACCTATGTGAACACCAGCGCGGCGGTCAAGGCAGCCAGTGACATCTGCTGCACCTCCGGCAACGCCGTCGAGGTGATCGAGTCGCTCGGCACGCAGAAGGTGATCATGATCCCCGACCAGTACCTCGCCCGGAACATCGCCGCCCGCACCGGAGTGGAGGTCATCACCCACCCCGGCGCATGTGAGGTGCATGAGCGCTTCTCCCCCAAGGACATCGACGACATCCGGGACGGCCACCCCGGCGTGACGGTCATTGCCCACCCCGAGTGCCCGCCCGAGGTGGTGGCGGTATCCGATTTCGCCGGATCGACGGCGCAGATGATCGACTTCGTCACCGAACGCAAGCCGTTGAAGGTCGCGCTGATCACCGAGTGTTCGATGAGCGACAACGTCGCAGCCGACCATCCCGACGTCGAGTTCGTGCGACCGTGCAATCTCTGCCCGCACATGAAGCGCAACACCTTGACGGCCATCCGGCGTGCTCTGGAGACCGGCCGCAACGAGATCACCGTCGACCCCGCGCTCGAAGTGCCGGCCCGTCGCGCCATCGAACGGATGCTCGCTGTGAAGACCCGACCCGAAGCCAAGGATCACTCATGA
- a CDS encoding MFS transporter yields MGLLPQIADGIDVSIPAAGHVVSAYALGVVVGAPLIATLAAKVPRKTQLVALMAAFAVANIASALAVSYGSLMVARFLSGLPHGTFFGIGSVVAASMVAPNRRTWAVSMMLAGLTVANVIGVPLSTLMGQHLGWQYPYAFVGALAIACVAAVIAWIPVQPADENASATKELKALTRPQVWLALGIGTVGFGGMFATFSYITPTMTDLAGFSESTVPLILVVYGVGMTIGATVAGKVSQFGLMRGIIGSLSLIALLLAVFGFLAQGKVTAVIAVFLLGFLPTILVPMLQTRLMDVAQEGQSLAAALNHSTLNAANALGAWMGSVVLSRGYGYEWPSRLGALLAVGGVFIALVSVWLGRREAAR; encoded by the coding sequence ATGGGCTTGTTGCCCCAGATCGCCGACGGCATCGACGTGAGCATCCCGGCAGCCGGTCATGTCGTCTCCGCATACGCCTTGGGCGTGGTCGTCGGCGCACCGCTGATCGCGACCCTCGCCGCCAAGGTGCCGCGCAAGACTCAGTTGGTCGCGCTGATGGCGGCGTTCGCCGTCGCCAACATCGCCTCGGCGCTCGCCGTTTCCTACGGCTCCCTCATGGTGGCGCGGTTCCTGTCGGGTCTGCCGCACGGGACCTTCTTCGGCATCGGTTCGGTGGTGGCCGCTTCGATGGTGGCGCCGAACCGGCGTACGTGGGCGGTGTCGATGATGCTGGCCGGTCTCACGGTCGCCAATGTCATCGGTGTGCCGTTGTCGACTCTCATGGGGCAGCACCTCGGCTGGCAGTATCCCTACGCCTTCGTCGGTGCCTTGGCAATTGCCTGCGTCGCGGCGGTGATCGCTTGGATTCCGGTGCAGCCTGCCGACGAGAACGCATCGGCCACCAAGGAGCTCAAGGCGCTGACCCGACCACAGGTCTGGCTCGCGCTCGGCATCGGCACCGTCGGCTTCGGCGGCATGTTCGCCACGTTCTCCTACATCACCCCGACGATGACCGACCTGGCCGGATTCTCGGAGAGCACCGTCCCGCTGATCCTGGTGGTCTACGGCGTCGGTATGACCATCGGCGCCACGGTGGCCGGCAAGGTCTCGCAGTTCGGTCTCATGCGGGGCATCATCGGCTCACTCAGCCTCATCGCGCTGCTGCTCGCAGTGTTCGGATTCCTCGCCCAGGGCAAGGTCACCGCCGTGATCGCGGTCTTCCTGCTCGGCTTCCTGCCCACCATCCTGGTGCCGATGCTGCAGACCCGCCTGATGGACGTCGCCCAGGAGGGTCAGTCGCTCGCAGCCGCGCTCAACCACTCCACCCTCAATGCCGCCAACGCCCTGGGCGCCTGGATGGGCAGTGTCGTGCTCAGCCGCGGATACGGCTACGAATGGCCGAGCCGCCTGGGCGCTCTGCTCGCCGTCGGCGGGGTGTTCATCGCCCTGGTCTCGGTGTGGCTGGGACGCCGCGAGGCCGCCAGGTAG
- a CDS encoding DUF6584 family protein has translation MGHRKELSPPATDDTVPDAVRSALADEEKGDLAKARLRLGSYLAHDPDHAVARTLLVRLCRAAGDPAAAGRWGYLTDDATDAERDAFDAQFGGDRERVHRELNDSTRVSRPSVASQTRISRLPVRTAKETDSQRPSAESSRWPDRLFGLGCLLCLLWSVVLMLLGSWQVAQYVLH, from the coding sequence GTGGGTCACCGCAAAGAGTTGAGTCCTCCGGCGACGGACGACACCGTTCCCGATGCAGTGCGGTCAGCTCTCGCCGACGAGGAGAAGGGCGATCTGGCCAAAGCGCGTCTTCGCCTCGGTAGCTACCTGGCTCACGACCCCGACCACGCCGTGGCCCGCACCTTGTTGGTGCGGCTGTGCCGCGCGGCCGGCGACCCCGCTGCGGCTGGTCGGTGGGGCTATCTGACCGACGACGCGACAGATGCAGAGAGGGACGCCTTCGACGCGCAGTTCGGTGGAGACCGCGAGCGGGTGCATCGTGAATTGAACGACAGTACACGCGTATCGAGGCCCTCGGTCGCCTCCCAGACACGCATTAGTCGACTACCTGTTCGGACCGCGAAAGAGACTGATTCGCAACGACCTTCGGCTGAAAGTAGCCGTTGGCCGGACCGCCTCTTCGGCCTTGGGTGCCTGCTGTGTCTGCTGTGGTCTGTAGTGCTCATGCTGCTCGGGTCATGGCAGGTGGCGCAGTACGTGCTGCACTGA
- the hemW gene encoding radical SAM family heme chaperone HemW: MPSALPDGEPVPSDGLLPDAALESLPHKHFGVYLHVPFCRARCGYCDFNTYTLTELGPGAGVTSYADTALREIEFAAKVLGERRPSISTVFVGGGTPTMLDPRDLVRMVDGLRKHFGFASDVEITTEANPDSVTPQSLAVLAEGGFTRVSFGMQSAVPHVLQTLERTHDPANVGRAIKAARSVGLDTSLDLIYGTPGESLDDWRTSLEAAVSLEPGHISAYALVVEEGTKLAAQVRRGQVQMPDDDDEADKYELADNLLARAGYQWYEVSNWATDASLRCRHNELYWADANWWGIGPGAHSHVGGVRWWNVKHPSAYAQRLVAGNSPGAGREILTDDQRYEERVLLGIRRSAGLSIDTLEADGRLAIAGLIADQLVDGPSALRGQLVLTLRGRLLADTVVRRLLGF, translated from the coding sequence ATGCCCAGTGCGCTGCCGGACGGCGAACCCGTCCCCTCCGACGGTCTCCTACCCGACGCGGCGCTGGAATCCCTGCCGCACAAACACTTCGGCGTCTACCTGCACGTTCCGTTCTGCCGTGCGCGCTGTGGCTACTGCGACTTCAACACCTACACGCTGACCGAGCTCGGCCCCGGCGCAGGAGTGACCTCGTATGCCGACACCGCGCTGCGCGAGATCGAGTTCGCAGCCAAGGTGCTCGGCGAGCGTCGGCCGTCGATTTCGACGGTCTTTGTCGGTGGAGGCACACCGACGATGCTCGACCCGCGTGACCTGGTGCGGATGGTCGATGGCTTGCGCAAGCACTTCGGCTTCGCCTCCGATGTCGAGATCACGACGGAGGCAAACCCCGACTCGGTGACGCCACAGTCGTTGGCGGTACTGGCCGAGGGCGGGTTCACTCGGGTGTCGTTCGGGATGCAGTCGGCCGTGCCGCATGTGTTGCAGACCCTTGAGCGCACCCACGACCCGGCAAATGTCGGTCGCGCCATCAAGGCAGCTCGATCGGTCGGGCTCGACACGAGCCTCGATCTGATCTACGGCACGCCGGGGGAGTCGCTGGACGACTGGCGCACATCGCTCGAGGCTGCTGTCTCCCTCGAGCCTGGGCACATCAGCGCCTACGCGCTCGTCGTAGAGGAAGGCACCAAGCTCGCCGCGCAGGTGCGTCGCGGACAGGTGCAGATGCCGGACGACGACGACGAGGCCGACAAGTACGAGCTCGCCGACAACCTGCTGGCGAGGGCGGGTTACCAGTGGTACGAGGTGTCCAACTGGGCCACAGACGCATCACTGCGCTGTCGCCACAACGAGCTCTACTGGGCGGACGCCAACTGGTGGGGAATCGGGCCAGGGGCGCACAGTCACGTCGGCGGCGTGCGGTGGTGGAACGTGAAGCATCCGAGTGCATATGCCCAGCGACTTGTCGCCGGCAACTCTCCCGGTGCGGGTCGCGAGATTCTCACTGACGATCAGCGTTACGAGGAGCGGGTGCTGCTCGGTATCCGCCGGTCAGCGGGCCTGTCGATCGACACTCTCGAGGCGGACGGCCGGCTCGCCATCGCCGGACTCATCGCTGATCAGCTGGTCGACGGGCCGAGTGCCCTGCGTGGGCAGCTCGTGCTCACGCTGCGTGGGCGGCTGCTCGCAGACACCGTCGTACGTCGACTGCTCGGCTTCTAG
- a CDS encoding L-aspartate oxidase: MSDDLRHLSGLPVVIGSGLAGLTTAWALAPHDCVLVTAGELTQAAASMWAQGGIAAALSGDDSTSLHAADTRRAGAQIGDTRTIRRITDAAPDVVRLLADLGVPFDRTTEGVFDLALEGGHSRSRVAHCGDSSGATITSTLAGIVRRMPHVTTLAGFSLRRLLTTDGAISGVELTSPNGESVVLQTNRVVLATGGMGGLWSHTTNPSTALGQGVAVAARVGARIDDLHLVQFHPTALDVPADPNPLLTEALRGAGALLLADGERFVHELQPRDVVAAAVWEQLDAGRRVHLDARAIPSVETRFAGVCASCAAHGLDITRDLLPVRPALHYAMGGVSVDEHARTTVPGLWAVGEVSRTGLHGANRLASNSLLEAVVTARAAAADVRDCSSGGWHPDLLRADPATVVGRSLTVSAHLPRVRQILSRACGVVRDGSTLEDAVDELSTMRSDDAGYVAWLIARSALLHPFSVGAHRRSDDRTAAEKCSAQGVFA, translated from the coding sequence ATGAGCGACGATCTGCGACACCTTTCCGGCCTCCCGGTCGTCATCGGCTCCGGCCTCGCCGGCCTCACCACCGCGTGGGCTCTCGCACCGCACGACTGCGTCCTGGTCACCGCGGGCGAGCTCACCCAGGCAGCCGCGAGCATGTGGGCGCAAGGAGGCATCGCCGCTGCTCTCTCAGGCGATGACTCGACCTCGTTGCACGCCGCCGACACGCGACGAGCCGGTGCGCAGATCGGTGACACCAGAACCATTCGGCGAATCACCGATGCCGCACCCGATGTCGTCCGACTCCTCGCCGATTTGGGCGTGCCCTTCGACCGCACCACGGAGGGTGTGTTCGACCTCGCGCTCGAGGGTGGCCACAGCCGCTCACGGGTGGCCCACTGCGGCGACTCCTCCGGTGCGACCATCACGTCCACACTGGCCGGCATCGTGCGCCGCATGCCACATGTCACGACGCTCGCAGGGTTCAGCCTCCGCCGACTGCTCACCACCGACGGTGCGATCAGCGGCGTGGAGTTGACCAGCCCAAACGGTGAATCCGTTGTGCTGCAGACAAATCGGGTAGTGCTCGCAACCGGAGGAATGGGCGGCCTCTGGTCACACACGACGAACCCCTCGACCGCGCTGGGCCAAGGTGTGGCGGTGGCTGCGCGCGTCGGCGCCCGCATTGACGATCTGCACCTGGTGCAGTTCCACCCGACTGCGCTCGACGTACCTGCCGATCCGAACCCGCTGCTGACCGAAGCCCTCCGAGGCGCTGGGGCACTGCTGCTCGCCGACGGCGAACGCTTCGTGCATGAACTGCAGCCACGCGATGTCGTCGCCGCAGCAGTATGGGAGCAACTGGACGCTGGACGCCGCGTGCACCTCGACGCTCGCGCGATCCCATCGGTCGAAACACGCTTCGCCGGCGTCTGCGCGAGTTGCGCCGCCCATGGGCTCGACATCACCCGCGACCTGCTGCCCGTGCGTCCGGCCCTGCACTACGCGATGGGCGGCGTCAGCGTGGACGAACATGCCCGCACCACCGTGCCCGGCCTGTGGGCGGTCGGTGAGGTCTCGCGCACAGGTCTGCACGGTGCGAATCGCTTGGCCTCCAATTCACTGCTGGAGGCCGTGGTGACCGCACGCGCCGCGGCCGCTGATGTTCGCGACTGCTCAAGCGGTGGCTGGCACCCCGACCTGCTGCGCGCAGATCCGGCGACGGTCGTCGGCCGCAGCCTCACGGTCAGTGCACATCTGCCTCGTGTGAGGCAGATCCTGAGCCGAGCGTGCGGCGTGGTGCGTGACGGATCGACTCTGGAAGACGCCGTTGACGAGTTGTCGACGATGCGTTCGGACGACGCGGGGTACGTCGCCTGGCTGATCGCCCGCTCCGCGCTGTTGCACCCGTTCAGCGTCGGCGCCCATCGACGCTCCGACGACCGCACCGCTGCCGAAAAGTGTTCAGCGCAAGGGGTATTCGCATGA
- a CDS encoding hotdog fold domain-containing protein has product MHLKLLSGNIDHMSSTHDMFRRFDAKPLGKKAFSVAFMLKAPYFATVRPQVQVMEPHHGVVKIRKRRGVQNHIGTVHAIAVANGMEAAMGLLCEATTPKGMRWIPKGIALDYSAKVTTDVRCEARTEPADWEKEPPFQVDVRCTAFIDDGTEVVSGIIPVWVTAKS; this is encoded by the coding sequence GTGCACCTGAAGTTACTGTCGGGTAATATCGATCACATGTCATCGACGCACGACATGTTCCGAAGGTTCGACGCCAAACCGCTCGGTAAGAAGGCCTTTTCTGTCGCCTTCATGCTGAAGGCGCCCTATTTCGCCACCGTGCGCCCGCAGGTTCAGGTGATGGAGCCGCACCACGGGGTGGTGAAGATCCGAAAGCGTCGGGGCGTTCAGAACCACATCGGCACGGTCCACGCCATTGCTGTTGCCAACGGCATGGAAGCGGCGATGGGCCTCCTCTGTGAGGCGACCACGCCGAAGGGAATGCGCTGGATTCCCAAGGGGATTGCGCTCGACTACTCGGCGAAGGTGACGACGGACGTCCGCTGCGAGGCACGCACGGAGCCGGCAGATTGGGAGAAGGAGCCGCCGTTCCAGGTGGACGTGCGGTGCACCGCCTTCATTGATGACGGCACCGAGGTTGTTTCGGGCATCATTCCGGTGTGGGTCACCGCAAAGAGTTGA